The Juglans regia cultivar Chandler chromosome 11, Walnut 2.0, whole genome shotgun sequence genome contains the following window.
aaaacaattgaattattctactcatcatttatatatcacacattttataatagaacaaaattaaaaaaaaataataaaaaatatggtgtgtaaGACTcatgaattgaatttttctaaaaatttctaaaaaataaacccacaacaAATATAAGTTTTGGAGTCAAATTTAGCAAACTcaaatcttaaattattaaataaattaatagggAACTCAAATTTTGAAGGAtcgaaattatataatttactacTTCTGAAAACGATAAACAATAATCTCCCTCTCTTAATCAAAGACCTTGTGATTTTTTACTGCGGTCATGAATATTATTCAcgaaaaaatgattatatataataaaaaaatatttattttgacaaaaaacaattacttttatcacaaattacatataaacatttttcttgtaacatgctcttaaaatgaataaaaaacttaataatctagacagttttttttttttttttttagatttttgctcCTCGCAGGATATAATAGGAAGGGAGCAATGGTACTACTAAGTAATGACCTTTTTTTTCCCAGGAAAAACGAAATAAATGCATCTgcgattaaaataatatataagtaaaaaccGATGGGACTaacctatttatttattcaaagtcctttttatttagtaaaaaataaaaactatgcAAAGTGAAATTAAAGAACTTGTAATAGAGATTCGTATATAGAGACTAACGTGGCGGCCAGCACCTTCCTGGCCGCCGGCCGGTGATCTGCAATTTGATATTATTCTGGTTCGAGGCTCTCCTGGCAATTCGCAGCTCGACCGATCTTTGTATATAGATCGATCGATATGTACTAGTAATATTATGTATGCATGGCAACGTTAACGTTATACGTAcctagaatatttattttttgcgtGCTGGATGCAGCTTGACAATCCATTCAAGAGGATCGAATACGAAATTATGCTTGATTTATGTACGGTTTTGCACCAGAATACGTACATTTGCTAGCCATGCATATACATGCAATGTCAAAAGATCATACCGTACGTACTCATGATGGGTTATTCATGAAGAGATGATCATGACTAGCTAAGATGTTTTTAATCAATTCTCGGGACATATTACTTCCAAATTAATTACTGCCGTCGGTTTTGAACCcctattttagattttcatgCACTAGATCTGGGATAATGCCCAAAAGGTTCTATTTTATCGAAAGAATCATTCGTAATTGGTAGATCATAACATTTCCCTAGAGAAACCACGTGCCTCAATATTACAATTTGGGCTAGCTCTAGTTCGGCCATGCATAGTATGATCAGCTTGTCAACATCCAAGTAATTATATGATTCCAAACCATCTGATTAATTTATGGGATTTGGCACTTAATAAcaagatatataatatcattGGAAACAAAAAATATCGCCCGAGAAGTAGTACTTCAAGTTTCATTAAAATTCCTCATTACATGatggtaattaattaagcaaataATCACTTAAAGCTGGGAAAGTTGATACATAACATTCAAAGTCCAAATAGTTAAGAAAaaccttaaaattataataaatctataTATGTTTCTGAACATGATCATAAACTTTAGATTTGCACCACCCATATTAACACAGTAGCCATAAAACCTAGACAAACTGACACAAGGGTATGCCATCCGCCATGCACAACTCCGTTTGAAATTGGCACGTTGCTCTTTGTAGAAGACCGTGGAAGAGCATCACCCCCCTGGTCTGAAGCATCTGCCGGTAGAGGTGCACCTGCTGGAGAATATTCTTGATTGTTGTCTTCTACATTTACCTGGAGCTTCATCCCTCCAAGGCAATATAATTTGTTTCCAGATATGAAATACCTGGGACCAGGTTTTGACAATGTAACGGTTGTGTTCCCGTTTGTATAGGATTTCAATACATTGGTCGTGTTGCAGTTGTTGAAATTTTCTTTCGTCACTTCCTCTAGACTATTAGATGAAGAAAACTGGAACACTGCAAACAAATACATAAGCAGTACATAAATATAGCAAAATTTTCATTCGACCACTTCTACAATATTTCATATGTTGGgaggaattaattaatatatccgCAGGAAAGATTTATGAACgagaaggcaaaaaaaaaactcaacatatatatgttaataaattataagaaagaacaaacaaaaacgaaaagaaCAGTACTTACGTAGAACGTCGCCAACGACAAATCTCTTGCCCTTGGTCCACGAATCAAGGTCAGTGCTTATGTCCCAGCCAGAGTTATCCCCCACCACGTACGTCGTGGCGGTGCATGTTAACGCCAGGCTGAGCGCGACAAGAACAAAAACCTGAAGCTGCTTCGCCATGAATTATGAACAAAATGTGACGAAATTATACGAGGCGGAACGAGTAACTTATAAGCGTACATAACTccgaatttatatatatgtatgaaaagtTGCGTAGCATTAGATAACCTAACTTTGGAATTCACAAATGACTTGTGCTTGTGGAGGATTGTGTTTGCACGCTGTGTCATGTATATTCTATCAAAAATTCGTTCAGGAAAGCGGGACGAGATTCCGTACCAAccccttttttttaatccacaaattcttttaattagtatattatatagtattttagTGATTTACAAAGATAGGAGGGGTAAGAAGATATTGATTATTCATGATCTCTCTCAATATAATGTGATTTAAAAACCGTTTTATAAGTACAAAGTTTCCATTCAAACCgtatttttgttgaaatttaagTTTTACACGTACGTTTTAAAATTCAAGTGGGTGGGGTTGTTGAATGAGTTCGTTGGTAGGCAGTTAAACACCTCCCACCTATTTAGATGGTCGAATCACCTAATCGGGAGCTGGGTAATTTACAGAATGATCAAAATAATTGAGGGGATAATTAATTACcgtaataattaattaacgtAACTTTAAAgacttgtttggatagtgagatgagacgagatgattttagatgagttaaataaaatattattaaaatattattttttaatattattatagttttcgGTTTTGatcaaaaagttaaattgtttattatattttgtgtgaaaatttaggaaaattgtaatgatgagatgaaatgaaatcgTTTCTCTATTCAAACAAGCCCTACATctttaaattcaagtttttagtaaaaacaatatgagaatgttataaataatattttttttctttttcactctcaaCAACAAAGAGGATGTTCAAATTAAGCATCATGGTCGCGTTTACTCTAAAATTTTGTAGAGGCATTCTAAATGACCAATTgacatttcttctttctctagACAACTCATTCTTAATTGGTTTAAAAAATCCTCAATCCTTCAATTGTTTTAGATATTCATGAGGAAGAAAGTCACtccttccaaatttttgctCTAATTGCTACAGATAGTATCTGGTTTCTCAGAAATCAAATAATCCATAATCAGGTTCCCTCCTCTCTAACGCCTTTTTCCTTCGTAGAGTCAGTTCTCACAAATTTCAACCAACATTTAGGTGCTTGGGTAAATGTTAAAGCTCAATCACTCCAAATGGAACCAAGGCATCTTGCAGCAGGATATTTTCTTATCAGATTTGATGTTGCAGTTCGGGCCCAAGGTTCTATAATAGCAACCATATGTTGGAATGACTCAGGATAAGCTATTTATGCAATTATTGATTTCATATGTAGTGTTAGTCCAAACTTAGGAGAAGCCAGGGCTGCCTTGATGGCAGTTACTGAAGCAAAAAGATTGGGTctgcaaaattttttattggaaggCGATTCAAGCATCACTATTGAGGCCTTATCCAACTCTGTTGTTGTACAAGATTGGACCATAACTCCAACCATGGGTGACATCAAG
Protein-coding sequences here:
- the LOC108998870 gene encoding stellacyanin, which encodes MAKQLQVFVLVALSLALTCTATTYVVGDNSGWDISTDLDSWTKGKRFVVGDVLLFQFSSSNSLEEVTKENFNNCNTTNVLKSYTNGNTTVTLSKPGPRYFISGNKLYCLGGMKLQVNVEDNNQEYSPAGAPLPADASDQGGDALPRSSTKSNVPISNGVVHGGWHTLVSVCLGFMATVLIWVVQI